CCCTGCATCCTCCAAAATGCCACAAATTGTTCTACTGAACCCACATTTTGGTTCATCTGGTGAGCCTTTCATGAACAACATAACTGGAGCTGTGTTTATTAAAGTCTTCAACCTGCATTAAAAGAGAGAGGGAGCAAAAAAATGTTTCGAATGAAGATGAGTGACCATCATATCCTAAGCTTCAAATATAAATGATAATGTTTTATGCTAATCGAAGAGCTTGATGACAGCTTTTACTCatagaaaataagaaaagacaAACCGCTCATCAAGGGACTGTTTCTTAGGAAGGGTGCCCTCAATTTCATCTGCTTCATTCATCTCCTTCACGATGTCCAAGCCTCCCAACAATTCTCCATCGTGATACAACTGTGGAAATGTCGGCCAATCAGAATACTTCTTCAGACCTGAGGAtgacaaagaagaagaattgtCAATAATTAGGTCAAGAGAGGAGTATTTAACCTTGATTTAGACAGTTTTAATATATGATCAACAGTATTCCTATGTTTTTAATCATATAgaatctaatatatatatatacaacagaaaaagttttcattattttatttggggatgcgggggggggggggggcaagataTGTTGCTagaaatatttaataatcaaCTAGCAGTGTCCAAGCAATGCCACTGTTCACTCTCAATATGAAAtgtgtattaaaaataaaaataacaaattaacctTGGGGAAAAGGAGAGAAAACGACTTTAAGAACATCACACATTGATAGTATTCCAATCACTTACCcaactcccaccccccccccccttgcccgcCCCAACACACAGCTTGATTCATTATGTAAAATTCCTCCCAAACATACctgaaatttcttaaattacAGTGGAAGTATATCTATCACATATGGTAGCCATGACGTTTActtattgttttccttttacaaAAACCTAAAGAGGGCTCAACACAGAGACAGTTACTTTACTAGTGGTGATGAAATTTACCAGTTTGTGTTCATATTTGTACCTCACAGTTTTCAATAGACAATGACAATCAATATGCATGTTTTCTACATATGATTATTTGTAAATCTCTGTATATAGAAAGAATGCTATTTACTTTACCTTGCCTAACCTCATTGTCCTCCAAGATATCGAAGGTTGCATAATCAATGTTCTTGCTGTTCAAAATTTCCACAATTTGTTTACTGAAGCCACATTTTGGTTCTTGTGGAGACCCTTTCATGAACAGCATACAGGACGATGCACTAATTAACTTTTTCAATCTTGTGTTGATATCCTGaaaatgtaaaagtaagttacCTTTCTTAATGTCTTGgctttactagatctgtaaaTATTTATGTACATTCTACAGATTGAATCCACAAATACCAATAGTTTCCATAGCAACCTCTCATGTTAGAGACCCTTAGACGATTATAATGTACAGGTACTGGTCCTGCATAATTTCTAACAGAAGAGAACTGAAGAAGAGAAAACCAgcttcttgataatatttgtaatagtatttaaataatttacacAAAGCCATCTTACAACCTCTAGTGAAAAAGCCTTTTGATTCCTCAAATTTAATGCATTTTCAACGCAACTATGGACAGTAAAGCTATCGCTTACATTTCATAGAGTAACATTTGCTACTAAATCATCCAATCTCCTCAGTTTACCACACAGGATGCTTGCCAAGTTGATCCTTTCGAATGTAATTTATAGTTTGAAAAGTTAATCGATATCTCTTTATCTTAAGTTGTATGGCAAAGGTTTGAAAGGAGAGATTATTAGAACAGTTTGGGGGACTGAGCAAAAACAGCTTTGTTGATGTAAGAAGCAGCCTAATGTTGTCTAATTAGCTAATCTTCTTAAGTGGTATGTTATGTAATTTAATCTACCAACAACTGTACAACAATGCTAAGATACTTGAAGTGGATACTTTACCTCCTTGTGAGGCGTCTGACTAACTGGCATGGGGGGCGGGCTCGCATTCATGTCAGCATGGTGGCGTACTTTCTTTGTTAGTTCTGGTACTTTCACACCATCGAGTCTGTCTATCACTTGTTTATTCTGTATGAGAAAGTAACATTTTGACACTTTAATTAAttgcatacattttttttaaacccaAACTAGTTTGTGCATCTATAGTAGTATAGATACAGCCAAACGTTCAACCATCCATATCAATTTCACTTACTTATGTATAATTTGGCAATTTTAAGGCTCATGTAAATGAAAGTGTAATGATTGAAAGCAATTTAAGTAAACAATTCAATTCTATTTGAAGTTAACTTCAACCCCACTTTCAAAGGGCCAGATTTCTCTCTTCTCATCACATGGTATATAATCTACTTACTATATTGTGCTCTTTTCTACCAAAACAGTTCTTTAATAGGTGCTAGTTTTTAGTCATCTGGTTATAATGCTGCTGTACCGACCACAAAGTGGCAGAAATTTTCTGGAACAGAACATTAATATTACCTTGATAAAGATAAAGGTTGGAACAGCAGTGATCTCATATCTGAGAGAAATTTCAGGAACAGACTCTGCCTCCACCTAAAAAAGATAAAGAAGAGggaaacaaatttttaaaattttttataAAAGCTAGAGTGAACAATAGCCCATGAAGATTGACATATTAGTCAAGAGCTAATATAGGCTGTGAGGCACcataaaataaatcaacatgGGCCAATCAGTGGTTCACAGCAGCTTAGGAACTACTGACGGGTGGGGGGTTGCTGGCCCCCTCACCCCAGAAGCACACCTAAGCGGTGCGGTGGGAGGTGTGCACTATACATGACCTAAACTGAAAGCATCAAGAGATTCAGAACAGTTCGGGCATCCAGATGGCAGATGAACACCTCTCGGTCAAGGATTGGGTGATCAGTGCCTATAAAATAcaccacccactccccttagggAGTGGGTggtgtattattattagttttattaTAGTTAAGAATTAAGGTCCAcctaaattaatattattattactacttaCTGATGGGTTGatcaaaatatatgtataatacaTCCAGAGAATACTCTGAACTAATTTGCATTCCCAGAGAAATTACTCCTTCAGACCtgagaaatatataataatcatcAGTCCAAACAGGTCACAGTATTCTGTAAAATTCTTCACAGATTTGTTTATGATATTACTCAgcaacatatatacatgcagaaGCTTGCTAGAAGGTAAAATCAGCTGAGAAAACTCTTTCTTGAAGACAATACAGAAAAGACAAGCAATTGAAATTTTGCACAAAGTTAAAATTGTAATTGTTTGTACATAAAACACTTTgaacaaaaaacaacacaagAAACAGATTTAAATGAAGAAGCAAATGTCAACATCAACTTCAAGAAGCATGTCAAACATGTAACAAGGAAGTACTTATATCACAACTTTCAACACATTTATCTGATTATCTTCCAGTTCGTCAGGCTACCACACATTACCATTTCAATAAAGCAGGCTCAAGCTATCAGTTAAGTACTCACCGTCACAAAAAGAACTTGAGGTGATTCTTTGGCTAGTTCATTGACAACCTGGGTCATCTGTTTACACTGATCAGCCCAACTCGTCCAGAAGTAGGCTAGTAATAAGCCACTATgaatgataaagaaaaatacTTAAATTACGAAAATGAAGTATGTTGGTAGGAGCATGAGTTTTGACAAAATGGGTGAAGAATGCCTCAACAAATCATTAGCAAATATCATAcgacacacacaaacacacactctctctcttttttcctctctctacCTGAGTCTGCAGTTTGGATCAAAGAGTACTTAACTAAATCTGGCATAGCTGTCGAATACCCCGCATTATTGAAACTTAACCAAAATAGGTGCTACTGGCTACGAGGTAAAAGTGGATAAGTGATAGATGGCGCTAACTTATTTACAGAAACATGTGTATACTTTACTATAAAGAATGACTTCGTAGCCTGTTGGCTCGTAGCCACTAAATTCTTCAACTTTGTAGCCCGTTGGTTCGTCGCCACTAAATACTTCAACCCCCATTCCACCACTTCTGACTTCGTAGCCCGTTGGGTTTACTTAAAAACAAAGCTAGACCCAGTAGCCCGTTGGAAATTGCCCCAGATCCCCATGTTCCCGTTGGATGTCACCCCACATCTTCAGGCTTTACTTTCCTTTACAAAATGACTGCGTAGCCTGTTGGTTTGTtggcaacagaaaaaaaaacggtacCCCGTTGGATATCGCCCGTTTTACAAACTTGTATATGCATTGTACATtcgaaaaaagggaaaaaatatcaAAGTCCAATAATCTTAACAATACTATTATAGCGCCATCCACTCAAGCACAATATAAGACTGTGTTGGACGTTGTTCGTCTCCGTTAAAACCACAATCTCGGATCCAGCGGGGTATTCTGCAGCTACTCCCTAAATCTTGCAAGTTAACTTGTTTGAactttgagcatattttttccttcttttaatgTAGAATTGTGTCAATAAACTTATATTAACTGTTTTAAACAACTGCACTAGATACACACCACTTACAGTACAAgatgaaagtgaaataaaataaaagctaATCTGCCCATCAATTTTAGAGCTGTTAAATATCTTGTACAGACCTTTAAGTCATTTACTAATATTTGTAAtggcaaaagaaaaaataataataaaagcacAGAAAATGTCCGCAATGGCACTGAGTCACTTAAACTTTGCTGGCGATGCTTAATTTACATTTCTGAGATCGAAACGCACTTATAACATGAGCCTTAACTGATACTGGACAAAATTTATCAAGGTAGCCCTATGTTGAGCAATCACCCAATACAACAAAACCAAGGACAAGTATATTGCAAACCAAGTCCTGACGAACAGTCAGCTTATTCATAACTGCTCTAATTGGCATGAGATTATATAAGTTTgtcatatttaaattaaagagTGATATTCATATGATTTTAGATGTACGAAGTTAATCAAGTATGTTACTGAAACGATGACAGTGCATTTTTTTAACGAACTGATAACTTCATTCGTTGCTTATTATAGGTACCAGTTCCGCGAGAAAATTAAAACACCAGCATGCAAAACAGTTGCGGTTAAATAATGTTAACTACAACAAAAGATTGGTACCTTCCACTTTTCTGTGCAAAGTCATCAAAGGCATCGACGGATTTCGCTTCTACCACCCTGTCCATTCTACTATGTTTATGGTTTTCTGAATTACGTTTCGGCAAAACTTTCTGAAAGGTGTCCGATCAAGTTGTGGAACGCCAACAGGATTACCGATTAACTCTCTCTAATGAGAAAAGTCACATTTGTCGTGTCCATTACAAATTAGTTGTTCAGCTATCGTCGGAAAGTCGAGTACTCGTAAACTGGCTGTCCGGAAAACCCACATTGAATACTACAGTTTTGATGTTCATGCAGAACGCATAGCACGAACACACGACCCGTTGTGAGGCGATGCCTGTCACCATTCTCATTTTCAAGTGAGGTTtgaatcaagggcgtaggaaccgggggggggctgggggcgccagcccccagtgaaaaatatggaggggcggaagtattatttcgcccccccccccctgcttcgcaagtcagaaaacccctttttcatttccaaatgagaaaaaaatctcttttggagcaccaaattgcatctaagaccaggtgaaaatgcaaaattatttacaaaatggagtgggtgttgaagtgtgctatattgcaccaaattgcatctgaggccacctggaaatgcaaaaaaaaatccaaagaccccccttagacccctcccccaggccggccaccagtcttcagccccccacactcaaaaataccttcctacACCACTGGTTTGAATAtcgtgggggtgggggtgccgGGAACATCTCGAAGCATTGATAGCTTCACTTCTGGCATAACAGACGTGTTGATAGGATAATTGACATACCTTTTCTTCGTAattgtgaagaaacaatttATTGTCGTTGCAAACAACAGTCAAGCCTGTCGGATAATACATGTCGAGTCGAGGTGGTGAAACCATTTGAAGCGTAATACTCTATTTCCCGCTCGAACAAGTCTTATctttacatatatgcatacccaggattttctaatccggggggcgcgaatgactatctaagcggagcgccaccatcggttggcgcgcagcgaacaagaaaatttctgcttttacaccccccccccccccccagatcaccgcaAATGGCACAtatcgggcttgaaaatgaccaactagatgttcacttttgcctgagtaaACCACGTATTTTCCCAATATATTTTTtggaagattgtcaccagtcacacatcatgttcgacctcatcgcatctcctgtggatcattgcttttgtaggtgattctacgtcgcgacccacaatacccgtcagccccacttttcaaggttttaagcccataattcgttcagaatttgaaaattcacacttctcgtgaaataaattcaattaaaacatacccataatgttgcacaaaattccatctatggacagccaatacagaaaaacctccttcaacccctacagaccggtcaaaattgtacgAGAAGAGGGGAAGAATGTGttaggaatgttggtcagggaaatttCGAATATTCAGACAcggttaatttattggtgcgtgggtgcagatcagtcttggataatggtggggacgcgtgtctgttctctgatactatctaagcggagcgcgaccatgggttctcACGTagcgtgcaagaaaattttggcaaatatacctcccagatcaccggaaataacacttcccagacctaatgatgctcccgacctccttaaattttagagcttagaaatttagtttggggaaatgcatgggcATCTGCAGAAataaatcaggggacaaatattccaagtagacttttgtatacgatgggtctggtttcgtaactcaacgggaagcgattagaggggtgggcgtaggaATGTGGGGgtgcgcgttttcatgcaggtgggaacaatctcaagaagtgatgtgtgcgtccgccccccccccccccccgccggcaATGATACAtctttggatccactacatgatattcacaggaaatgtgcttaattctcaaatcgcatgcggaagttttttttttttttttatagatttattgtatgagttacggtactaggggtggggtaacaattagcattcagttcgcgttgtataacagtttatctctggatgacagtgttgcatcggaggacataggtctagtgcagttcgcatatagatcctgggctaATACCGACATgtgtcatgttccccgacgactcggtcgagttcaagaccagccacagttggtttcataacacaattttacaattgtttaaggcgtccatacggacacacgcgtcatgatatacgatactatatatagtatatatatatatatatatatatatatatatatatatatatatatatatatatatatatatatatatatatatattattttcttcttttttttctctctttcttctttttcattttccttccttcctctcctccctactttttttcctcctttctacttccttttttcttctctctttttttctctccttttgttcttacccggggggcgcgcccccaacgcccccctggatacgcgcctgcaaccccagttcccttgcatcgggactgtgactgtgtgatcatcgtcttGTGTGTATCaacattcccctcgaaaggaaacagatactacacatgatcttagccaaaaggccgagaaatAGTTGATTCAGAATTTCTATACGTAAAACCCTTTTTATTGACACTAAACCTGTTCGTAATCATAAGTAGTGAGCTCGGCAGCAATCTCGTGCTTTCCTGCATGGTAAATATTCTCAGATGTGGAATTCTTCACATTAAAGTACCGCACAATGGCTAGTTTCAGTTGTTTTGTTTACGTGGCCGAGGCGTCTCTCACTCGACATTATTCCAGACAGTCTGCACAGCTTTTGTGTAGATAGGCCGACCATGCATGTCGTTAAGACACGATTTATTTTTTGCCACACCCTATTCAAGTGAAGTGAATGTCCCCATATGCTGAAGGAATAGCTGTAATTTAAGACCGCCTTAACTGAGCAGAAATATGGATTAAGAGTCCAATGAGGtacgtttattttatttttttatggtttAGATGTAAATTTACCCCGGACCTAAAGGCTCCCTGTCCGATTATAATATGTATAGCCTTCAATTACAGAGATAGGAAATATTGTTTTTCGTAAGAAATAAGTGACAGTTTAGATGGGACTAGATATCATTGAATGGGCTAGCCTTACTaccatatatgatatattcacTTGTTATTATATGTATtcgatcgaatgttcaacacGTTGTAGttgtttgtatatttgtatttgtagttCTCACGAAGGTAAACACAGAAAACGAGACGACATAAATAAAGAGCAACCTTCCTTAGAAGACTCGGTCCTTTTTGACGGCTACAGTTA
Above is a genomic segment from Apostichopus japonicus isolate 1M-3 chromosome 5, ASM3797524v1, whole genome shotgun sequence containing:
- the LOC139967751 gene encoding glutaredoxin-3-like, with the translated sequence MDRVVEAKSVDAFDDFAQKSGSGLLLAYFWTSWADQCKQMTQVVNELAKESPQVLFVTVEAESVPEISLRYEITAVPTFIFIKNKQVIDRLDGVKVPELTKKVRHHADMNASPPPMPVSQTPHKEDINTRLKKLISASSCMLFMKGSPQEPKCGFSKQIVEILNSKNIDYATFDILEDNEVRQGLKKYSDWPTFPQLYHDGELLGGLDIVKEMNEADEIEGTLPKKQSLDERLKTLINTAPVMLFMKGSPDEPKCGFSRTICGILEDAGIKYNSFDILEDNDVRQGLKKFSNWPTFPQLYAKGELIGGLDIVKELQESGELMNMISD